From Bacteroidota bacterium, the proteins below share one genomic window:
- a CDS encoding acyl-CoA carboxylase subunit beta, giving the protein MKKKFELLEKKIAEAKQGGGDARIAAQHKKGKLTARERLHFLLDEGSFEEIGMLVTHRATDFGIDKEKYLGDGVVTGFGTINGRLVYVFAQDFTVFGGSLSETHAKKICRIMDLAMQNGAPVIGLNDSGGARIQEGVVSLGGYADIFYRNTLASGVIPQISAIMGPCAGGAVYSPAITDFILMVENTSYMFVTGPNVVKTVTHENVTSEELGGAMTHATKSGVTHFTAANGLEAIQMLKRLLSYIPQNCEEEPPSVPYEAGDESRPGLNDLIPENPNQPYDMRDVITQVIDTDSFFEVHKDFAENIVVGFARLAGKSIGIVANQPAQLAGVLDIHASTKAARFVRFCDCFNIPLLVFEDVPGFLPGTDQEWNAIITNGAKLLYAFSEATVPRITVITRKAYGGAYDVMNSKHIGADMNYAWPSAEIAVMGAKGAAEIIFRKEITEAKDPEAKLKEKEQEYNELFANPYKAAEHGYVDEVIRPDQTRSKLISAFRMLETKAVKLPRKKHGNIPL; this is encoded by the coding sequence ATGAAAAAGAAGTTCGAACTCCTGGAGAAAAAGATCGCGGAGGCCAAGCAGGGTGGGGGAGACGCGCGGATCGCAGCGCAACACAAAAAAGGAAAGCTGACCGCGCGCGAGCGTTTGCATTTTTTACTGGATGAAGGATCGTTCGAGGAGATCGGCATGCTGGTGACCCATCGTGCCACCGATTTCGGTATCGATAAGGAGAAGTATCTGGGCGATGGTGTTGTGACCGGGTTCGGTACGATCAACGGACGGTTGGTCTATGTATTCGCGCAGGACTTCACCGTATTCGGCGGGTCATTGTCGGAGACGCATGCCAAGAAGATCTGTCGGATCATGGACCTCGCCATGCAGAACGGCGCACCGGTGATCGGATTGAACGATTCCGGCGGGGCGCGTATCCAGGAAGGAGTCGTTTCGCTGGGCGGTTATGCCGACATCTTTTACCGCAATACACTGGCATCCGGTGTGATCCCGCAGATCTCTGCGATCATGGGGCCTTGCGCCGGAGGCGCGGTGTATTCTCCGGCGATCACGGATTTCATCCTGATGGTCGAGAATACTTCCTATATGTTCGTGACGGGACCGAACGTAGTCAAGACCGTGACACATGAGAACGTGACTTCCGAAGAGCTGGGCGGCGCGATGACGCACGCGACCAAGTCGGGTGTGACGCACTTCACGGCAGCAAACGGATTGGAAGCGATCCAGATGCTCAAGCGGTTGCTGAGCTACATTCCGCAGAATTGCGAAGAAGAACCGCCATCCGTTCCGTACGAAGCCGGTGACGAGTCACGTCCCGGACTGAACGACCTGATTCCCGAGAACCCGAACCAGCCATACGATATGCGCGATGTCATCACCCAGGTGATCGACACGGATTCCTTCTTCGAAGTTCACAAGGATTTCGCAGAGAATATTGTCGTCGGATTCGCGCGGTTGGCCGGAAAGAGCATCGGCATTGTCGCGAACCAGCCCGCGCAATTGGCGGGCGTACTGGACATACACGCTTCCACGAAGGCGGCGCGTTTTGTTCGGTTCTGCGATTGCTTCAATATTCCGCTGCTCGTATTCGAAGACGTTCCGGGATTCCTTCCGGGAACCGACCAGGAGTGGAACGCGATCATCACCAACGGTGCGAAACTGCTCTATGCGTTCAGCGAAGCGACCGTTCCGCGCATTACGGTGATCACCCGGAAAGCCTATGGCGGAGCGTACGATGTGATGAACTCCAAACACATTGGCGCCGACATGAACTACGCCTGGCCGAGCGCGGAGATCGCGGTGATGGGCGCCAAGGGCGCCGCCGAGATCATCTTCCGAAAGGAGATCACCGAGGCGAAAGATCCCGAAGCCAAACTGAAGGAAAAGGAGCAGGAGTACAACGAGCTCTTCGCCAATCCCTACAAAGCGGCAGAGCACGGTTACGTGGACGAAGTGATCCGCCCCGACCAGACCCGTTCAAAGCTGATCAGCGCCTTCCGGATGCTCGAAACCAAGGCGGTGAAGTTGCCGAGGAAGAAGCATGGGAATATTCCTTTGTAG
- a CDS encoding sigma-54-dependent Fis family transcriptional regulator — protein sequence MSRDSQLRIFVVEDNDFYRELLKYNLSLVPEYEVSTFATGKELLNRLHEHPQVITLDYSLPDYNGDELLKKIRAQLPDVPVVVISNQEDVRTAVELMRNGAYEYITKDEDTRDHLLHVIRKIAAHVELKQEVSALRRELGKKYEFGKAIQGNSEAIRSVFALMEKAASSQITVSVTGETGTGKELVAKAIHYHSPRKEKPFVAVNVAAIPRELLESELFGHEKGAFTGAIAARAGKFEEADGGTLFLDEIGELDLALQAKLLRVLQEREVVRIGGSKVLKVDVRVVIATHRNLQEEVRKGNFREDLYYRLLGLPIHLPPLRERGNDILVIARWLLTQFCKDNRMEALSFSPEAQDKLLRYYYPGNVRELKAMVELAAVLSTGNTITADDIRLENTSNMDAFAFEETTLEEYTMRIIRHFLDKYNNNVVLVARKLGVGKSTIYRYIKENKLQTIRIEA from the coding sequence ATGTCGAGGGATTCTCAGCTTCGCATTTTCGTTGTAGAAGACAACGATTTCTATCGTGAGTTGCTCAAGTATAACTTGTCGCTTGTGCCCGAGTACGAAGTCAGCACGTTCGCTACAGGCAAGGAGTTGCTCAACCGATTGCACGAGCATCCGCAGGTGATCACGCTGGACTATTCGTTGCCCGATTATAACGGGGACGAATTGCTGAAGAAGATCCGCGCCCAGTTGCCGGATGTGCCGGTAGTCGTGATCTCGAACCAGGAAGACGTGCGGACGGCTGTGGAGTTGATGCGGAACGGCGCGTACGAATACATCACGAAGGACGAGGATACGCGCGACCATTTGTTGCACGTGATCCGCAAGATCGCGGCGCATGTGGAGTTGAAGCAGGAGGTGAGCGCGCTGCGCCGCGAGTTGGGCAAGAAGTACGAATTCGGAAAAGCGATTCAGGGCAACAGCGAGGCGATCCGAAGCGTATTTGCGCTGATGGAGAAGGCCGCGTCGAGTCAGATCACGGTATCGGTCACCGGTGAAACCGGAACCGGAAAGGAACTGGTCGCAAAAGCCATCCACTACCATTCACCCAGAAAAGAGAAGCCGTTCGTGGCGGTGAACGTGGCGGCGATCCCGCGCGAGTTGCTGGAAAGCGAACTGTTCGGTCATGAGAAAGGCGCCTTCACCGGAGCGATCGCTGCGCGTGCCGGTAAGTTCGAAGAAGCTGACGGCGGCACCTTGTTCCTCGACGAGATCGGGGAGCTGGACCTTGCCCTCCAGGCAAAGTTGTTGCGCGTGTTGCAAGAGCGCGAGGTCGTGCGCATCGGAGGGAGCAAAGTGTTGAAAGTCGATGTACGTGTTGTCATCGCCACGCACCGTAACCTGCAGGAGGAAGTCCGGAAGGGCAATTTCCGCGAGGACTTATACTATCGTCTGCTTGGATTACCGATCCACCTGCCGCCCTTGCGCGAGCGTGGAAACGACATCCTGGTGATCGCCCGCTGGCTGTTGACCCAGTTCTGCAAGGACAACCGGATGGAGGCCCTGAGTTTTTCTCCGGAAGCGCAGGATAAGTTGTTGCGCTACTATTATCCGGGTAACGTGCGCGAGTTGAAAGCCATGGTCGAACTGGCCGCCGTGTTGTCGACCGGAAATACGATCACCGCGGACGATATCCGGCTGGAGAACACGAGCAACATGGACGCGTTCGCTTTCGAGGAGACGACCTTGGAGGAATATACGATGCGCATCATCCGTCACTTCCTCGACAAGTATAACAACAACGTCGTGCTGGTCGCCCGCAAACTGGGTGTAGGCAAGTCGACGATCTACCGCTATATCAAGGAAAACAAACTCCAGACGATCCGCATCGAAGCCTGA